One Glutamicibacter halophytocola DNA segment encodes these proteins:
- a CDS encoding FecCD family ABC transporter permease, whose product MTHSPTRERPGFEPLVFSGDDLEHDQRTRHAWIWNAGLLAALLLTLPIAVGLGPVSIEPGTVLQILAQNFGAGPEAGDWSASEQSIVLLLRVPRVLLGAAVGAGLALAGVALQALTRNILAEPYLLGVTSGASTLSAASILFGATAGIGTASLATSAFSGALAAGIAVFLLARVGSQMTSTRLVLAGVSVGYVLHALTSLLIFASDDPNAGRSVLFWTLGSLAQATGQSALATWVVVLGTLGCLMCWSRPMDALAIGDATAQTLGIKPAKLRAAVMIVTALCVGALVAASGGIGFVGLIIPHVARLCVGSTHRQLLPAAALLGALFLLWADVLARTALAPQELPLGIVTALLGAPLLFMLVRKLNPAQ is encoded by the coding sequence ATGACGCACAGTCCAACACGCGAGCGCCCCGGCTTCGAGCCACTGGTTTTCTCCGGCGACGACCTGGAACATGACCAGCGCACCCGGCACGCCTGGATCTGGAATGCCGGCCTGCTGGCGGCCCTGCTGCTGACCCTGCCCATTGCGGTGGGGCTCGGACCGGTCTCCATCGAGCCTGGCACGGTGCTGCAGATCCTCGCGCAAAACTTCGGGGCTGGCCCGGAAGCAGGGGACTGGAGCGCCTCGGAGCAATCCATTGTGCTGCTCTTGCGCGTGCCCCGGGTGCTGCTGGGAGCGGCCGTGGGCGCCGGCCTGGCGCTCGCCGGGGTGGCGCTGCAGGCCCTGACCCGCAACATCCTGGCCGAACCCTACCTGCTCGGGGTGACCTCGGGCGCCTCCACCCTGTCCGCGGCCTCGATCCTCTTCGGCGCCACCGCGGGAATCGGCACGGCTTCGCTGGCCACCAGCGCCTTTTCCGGCGCCCTGGCCGCCGGCATCGCGGTGTTCCTGCTGGCGCGGGTCGGCTCGCAGATGACCTCCACGCGGCTGGTGCTGGCAGGTGTCTCGGTCGGATATGTCCTGCATGCGCTGACCTCGCTGCTGATTTTTGCCTCCGACGATCCCAATGCGGGCCGATCGGTGCTGTTCTGGACCTTGGGGTCGCTGGCCCAGGCCACCGGCCAATCGGCCCTGGCCACGTGGGTGGTGGTGCTGGGCACGCTGGGATGCCTCATGTGCTGGTCCCGGCCGATGGACGCCCTGGCCATCGGCGATGCCACCGCCCAGACACTGGGGATCAAGCCTGCGAAACTGCGGGCGGCGGTGATGATCGTGACCGCGCTGTGCGTCGGTGCGCTGGTGGCGGCCTCCGGGGGCATCGGCTTTGTGGGGCTCATTATCCCGCACGTCGCCCGGCTGTGCGTCGGGTCGACCCACCGCCAGCTGCTTCCGGCGGCAGCGCTGCTGGGCGCGCTGTTCCTGCTCTGGGCCGACGTCCTGGCCAGGACCGCTTTGGCGCCGCAGGAGCTGCCCCTGGGAATTGTCACCGCGCTGCTTGGCGCGCCATTGCTCTTCATGCTGGTGCGCAAGCTGAACCCCGCCCAATGA
- a CDS encoding MFS transporter produces the protein MKQAEMNSTQPLPSERRIIAEIWPALLASALGLLPFTVLSTFLVPIADWAGAGVAETGTLRGLAGVGAVLAGVAAAPLIGRIAPGTVAAAALGLMGVAAVLGTFSGLAALAAFCLATGISNALLYPALSTAAADRFGTTPAAGRAATLVMTAQTLASTLGAPLLVLPALWWGWQGNLIAIAVLSLVLIPAVVRYGRAHGAGTADAAGSGSGQVARMGYIAAFRALGAVPGARALLLVSFGRAGALMGHLAFLAPLYADKFQLTASEFAFAWSVSGGAFFLGHLLAGRMLNTEVSERRTRAVMAICLGTALAALLGVYLSPALPLALLCTALLSASHAVVSAAVTTLLVARCTQVRGTALGMNAAGMSLGLFLGTAASGAALAAAGYLGAAAVLGALTLLALGAALAVPARTTGQIQGQQP, from the coding sequence ATGAAGCAAGCAGAAATGAATTCCACGCAGCCGCTGCCCAGCGAGCGCCGGATCATCGCCGAAATCTGGCCGGCCCTGCTGGCCTCGGCGCTGGGGCTGCTGCCCTTCACCGTGCTCAGCACCTTTCTGGTGCCGATCGCGGATTGGGCCGGAGCAGGAGTGGCCGAGACCGGCACCCTGCGCGGTCTGGCCGGGGTGGGCGCGGTGCTGGCGGGCGTGGCTGCCGCCCCGCTGATCGGCCGCATCGCCCCGGGCACCGTGGCCGCCGCCGCACTGGGGCTCATGGGGGTCGCCGCGGTGCTGGGCACCTTCTCCGGGCTGGCCGCATTGGCGGCCTTCTGCCTGGCCACCGGCATATCCAATGCGCTGCTCTACCCGGCGCTGTCCACCGCCGCAGCTGACCGGTTCGGCACCACCCCGGCCGCAGGGCGCGCGGCCACCTTGGTGATGACGGCGCAGACCTTGGCCTCCACGCTCGGAGCGCCGCTGCTGGTGCTCCCGGCCCTGTGGTGGGGGTGGCAGGGGAACCTGATCGCGATCGCCGTGTTGAGCCTCGTGCTCATCCCCGCGGTGGTGCGCTACGGCCGCGCCCATGGCGCCGGCACCGCAGATGCCGCAGGCAGCGGATCCGGGCAGGTGGCGCGAATGGGCTATATCGCGGCCTTCCGGGCCTTGGGCGCGGTGCCCGGGGCACGGGCCCTGCTGCTGGTTTCCTTCGGCCGGGCCGGAGCGTTGATGGGGCACTTGGCATTCCTCGCGCCGCTGTACGCCGACAAGTTCCAGCTGACCGCCAGCGAGTTCGCCTTTGCCTGGTCCGTAAGCGGCGGGGCGTTTTTCCTCGGCCACCTGCTGGCCGGAAGGATGCTCAACACCGAAGTATCCGAACGGCGCACCCGCGCGGTGATGGCCATCTGCCTCGGCACCGCCTTGGCAGCCCTGCTCGGGGTCTACCTGTCACCGGCGCTTCCGCTGGCCCTGTTGTGCACCGCGCTGCTATCGGCCAGCCATGCCGTGGTCTCGGCCGCGGTGACAACCTTGCTGGTGGCCCGGTGCACCCAGGTGCGCGGCACCGCACTGGGCATGAATGCCGCTGGCATGAGCCTGGGGCTGTTCCTGGGCACGGCCGCCTCCGGGGCCGCGCTGGCCGCCGCCGGCTACCTGGGCGCAGCCGCCGTGCTCGGCGCCTTGACCCTGCTGGCCCTTGGCGCCGCGCTGGCCGTTCCTGCCAGAACCACCGGCCAGATCCAGGGGCAACAGCCATGA
- a CDS encoding opine metallophore biosynthesis dehydrogenase, producing MDELGNILIAGTGPVAVQSAVLLAQLPGELGIAGRDSTRAAEFFTSVEHHGKHVQAQVQNPAHRALAGQARLAHRYLGYHRVRPDWDTLVMAVPADAYLPALRALPEETLSAMKRIVLLSPTLGSAKLVVEYARRRAAHPEVISCSSYLGDSRQIAGTSGIKVLTAGVKKRIYLGSTRTQSPAAARLAAVLEAAGTAVQAASTPVEAEARNMSLYVHPALFMNELALQAVFSPGPVPKYVYKLYPEGPVAPALIHTMAQAWRELNAVTGALGGQGVNLLQFMLEDGYPVRPESITPQAAANFDKLPAAEQEYLLYVRYASLLIDPYSQPDEHGRYFDFSAIAFRPIFINDQGQWDIPRMPKEDYYRTKIIQGLARKHAVPCPMIDQLLGNYERALEDAARQLEPQPCSPQFRVEDFSDHVDMIGSPSRSAA from the coding sequence ATGGATGAACTGGGAAATATCCTGATTGCCGGCACCGGGCCAGTTGCTGTGCAGAGCGCGGTGCTGCTCGCGCAATTGCCCGGTGAACTGGGAATCGCCGGACGCGATTCGACACGGGCCGCCGAATTCTTCACCAGCGTGGAGCACCACGGCAAGCACGTGCAAGCCCAGGTGCAGAACCCGGCCCACCGTGCGCTGGCCGGCCAAGCGCGCCTGGCGCATCGCTACCTCGGATACCATCGGGTGCGCCCGGACTGGGACACCTTGGTGATGGCCGTGCCTGCCGATGCCTACCTGCCGGCGCTTCGCGCGCTGCCCGAGGAAACCTTGTCCGCCATGAAAAGGATCGTGCTGCTCTCGCCCACCCTCGGCTCGGCCAAGCTCGTGGTCGAATATGCCCGGCGCAGGGCAGCGCATCCGGAAGTCATCAGCTGCTCAAGCTATTTGGGAGATAGCCGCCAGATTGCCGGGACCAGCGGAATCAAGGTGCTCACCGCGGGGGTGAAAAAACGGATTTATCTCGGGAGCACAAGGACCCAGAGCCCTGCGGCGGCCCGGCTGGCCGCAGTACTGGAAGCCGCAGGTACTGCCGTGCAAGCTGCCAGCACGCCGGTGGAAGCTGAAGCCCGCAATATGTCCCTGTATGTGCACCCGGCACTGTTCATGAACGAGCTGGCGCTGCAGGCGGTATTCTCCCCGGGACCGGTCCCCAAATACGTCTACAAGCTCTATCCCGAAGGCCCGGTTGCCCCCGCCCTGATCCACACCATGGCGCAGGCCTGGCGGGAGCTGAACGCTGTCACCGGGGCGCTGGGCGGCCAAGGCGTCAATCTGCTGCAGTTCATGCTGGAGGACGGATACCCGGTGCGCCCCGAAAGCATCACCCCGCAGGCGGCAGCCAATTTTGACAAGCTCCCGGCAGCAGAACAGGAATACCTGCTCTACGTCCGCTACGCGTCGTTGCTGATCGACCCCTACTCGCAGCCCGACGAGCACGGGCGCTACTTCGACTTCTCCGCCATCGCCTTCCGTCCGATCTTCATCAACGACCAGGGCCAGTGGGACATCCCGCGGATGCCCAAGGAGGATTACTACCGGACCAAGATCATCCAGGGCCTGGCGCGAAAACACGCGGTGCCCTGCCCGATGATCGACCAGTTGCTCGGAAACTACGAGCGGGCACTGGAAGACGCGGCGCGGCAGCTGGAACCCCAGCCGTGTTCGCCGCAGTTCCGCGTCGAGGATTTCTCCGATCACGTGGACATGATCGGCTCCCCGTCAAGGAGCGCGGCATGA
- the mtr gene encoding mycothione reductase → MASNVDAVDKHYDLIILGTGSGNSIPGPEFDGKSIAIIEKGAFGGTCLNVGCIPTKMYVYAADTALETRESSRLGIDAQVSSVDWPGIVHRVFDQRIDLIAKGGEEYRRGEKTPNIDVYDQHARFVAERTLRTGQGTAAKTISADQIVLAAGSRPFIPEVITQSGVHFHTNEDIMRLARQPKSMVIVGGGYIAMEFAHVFEALGTKVSIIARSELLRHLDADLREPFNELAAQRYDVHQGRNIAGASQQGNEVTVTLDDGSEISAEVLLVATGRIPNGDELDLDLAGIDSTDGRISVDEFGRSTSATGVWALGDISSPYLLKHVANAEMRAVRHNLLNPQNMKKMPHEHVPAAVFTHPQIAYVGMTEEEAREAGHEITVKVQKYADVAYGWAMEDRSGIAKLIADKKTGKLLGAHYMGPQASTLIQQMITVMAFDLDVREVASNQYWIHPALPEVTENALLGLDFS, encoded by the coding sequence ATGGCTTCCAATGTGGATGCGGTAGACAAGCACTACGACCTGATCATCCTCGGCACCGGCTCGGGCAATTCGATTCCGGGACCTGAGTTCGATGGCAAGTCCATTGCCATTATCGAAAAGGGGGCCTTTGGCGGCACCTGCCTGAACGTGGGCTGCATCCCGACCAAGATGTATGTCTACGCGGCCGACACCGCCTTGGAAACCCGGGAGTCTTCGCGCTTGGGCATCGACGCCCAGGTGAGTTCCGTGGATTGGCCGGGCATCGTCCATCGCGTCTTCGACCAGCGGATCGATTTGATCGCTAAGGGCGGGGAGGAATACCGCAGGGGTGAAAAGACGCCGAACATCGACGTGTATGACCAGCATGCCCGGTTTGTTGCCGAACGCACGCTGCGCACCGGCCAGGGCACGGCGGCCAAGACCATCAGCGCCGACCAGATCGTTCTGGCGGCAGGCTCGCGTCCCTTCATCCCCGAGGTGATCACCCAGTCCGGGGTTCATTTCCACACCAATGAAGACATCATGCGCTTGGCCCGGCAGCCAAAATCCATGGTGATCGTTGGCGGCGGATATATCGCCATGGAATTTGCCCACGTCTTCGAGGCCCTGGGCACCAAGGTGAGCATCATCGCCCGCTCGGAACTGCTTCGGCACCTGGATGCCGACCTGCGCGAGCCCTTCAATGAGCTTGCCGCCCAGCGCTACGACGTGCATCAGGGACGGAATATTGCCGGGGCCAGCCAGCAAGGGAACGAGGTCACCGTGACGCTCGACGACGGGTCCGAGATCAGTGCAGAAGTCCTGCTGGTGGCCACCGGGCGCATTCCCAACGGCGATGAACTGGACTTGGATCTGGCTGGCATCGATTCCACGGACGGGCGCATCAGCGTTGACGAATTCGGGCGCTCCACCTCGGCGACGGGCGTGTGGGCGCTGGGCGACATTTCCTCCCCATACCTGCTCAAGCACGTTGCCAACGCGGAAATGCGCGCGGTGCGCCACAACTTGCTGAACCCGCAGAACATGAAGAAGATGCCCCATGAGCATGTTCCCGCCGCGGTCTTCACCCATCCGCAAATCGCCTATGTGGGGATGACCGAGGAAGAGGCCCGCGAGGCAGGGCACGAGATCACCGTCAAGGTGCAGAAGTACGCCGATGTGGCCTATGGCTGGGCCATGGAGGATCGCAGCGGCATCGCCAAGCTCATCGCCGACAAGAAGACCGGCAAGCTGCTCGGCGCCCACTACATGGGGCCGCAGGCTTCCACGCTGATCCAGCAGATGATCACCGTCATGGCCTTCGATCTGGATGTGAGGGAGGTAGCCAGCAACCAGTACTGGATCCACCCGGCGCTGCCGGAGGTCACCGAAAACGCATTGCTCGGCCTGGACTTCTCCTAG
- a CDS encoding ABC transporter ATP-binding protein — protein MITATDVSAGYGGGLVVREVGLQADHGEVVGLIGPNGSGKSTFLRTLYAALPPRTGLVALDHEPISELRGNRLARRVAVVAQESPSELPASVADMVLLGRAPQRRALAAFTREDHQAVAAALSRVGARDLANRRYATLSGGEKQRVLVARTLAQQADHLLLDEPTNHLDIRYQHELLRLVGQLGVTTVVVLHDLNLAARYCDKLVILKDGQALAAGTPREVLTAQRLLDVYGIRAEPMDVQGCLQLVFSIADEPQLHDAGARAAR, from the coding sequence ATGATTACAGCTACCGATGTTTCCGCCGGCTACGGAGGAGGGCTGGTGGTTCGCGAGGTCGGCCTGCAGGCGGACCACGGCGAAGTGGTCGGCCTGATCGGCCCCAACGGCAGCGGCAAGTCCACGTTCCTGCGCACGCTGTACGCCGCCCTGCCCCCGCGAACCGGGCTGGTCGCCCTGGACCATGAACCGATCAGCGAGCTGCGCGGAAATCGGCTGGCCCGCCGGGTGGCCGTGGTAGCCCAGGAATCGCCCTCGGAGCTGCCGGCCAGCGTCGCTGACATGGTGCTGCTCGGCCGGGCCCCGCAGCGCAGGGCGTTGGCCGCCTTCACCCGCGAAGACCACCAAGCGGTGGCGGCCGCCTTGTCCCGGGTCGGCGCCCGGGACCTGGCCAACCGCCGCTACGCCACCCTCTCGGGCGGCGAAAAGCAGCGGGTGCTGGTGGCCAGGACCCTGGCCCAGCAGGCCGACCACTTGCTGCTCGATGAGCCAACCAATCACCTGGACATCCGCTATCAGCACGAACTGCTGCGCCTGGTCGGGCAATTGGGGGTCACCACCGTGGTGGTGCTCCACGACCTGAACCTCGCCGCCCGGTATTGCGACAAGCTGGTGATCCTCAAGGACGGCCAGGCGCTCGCCGCCGGAACCCCGCGAGAGGTGCTCACCGCGCAGCGGCTGCTGGATGTCTACGGCATTCGCGCCGAGCCGATGGACGTGCAGGGCTGCCTGCAATTGGTCTTCAGCATCGCCGACGAGCCGCAGCTGCACGATGCGGGCGCGCGGGCCGCCAGATGA